The Hevea brasiliensis isolate MT/VB/25A 57/8 chromosome 9, ASM3005281v1, whole genome shotgun sequence nucleotide sequence CTTCAAAAAAATGATGAAGGGAAGTTGAAGAACAATGGGCAAACAAAAGGGTCTATAGGTAGAAAATGTCGCTCAAAGAAAAAAGGTAGTAAAAAGGAAGTGGTGGATTTATGGACTCTCCTGCCTCAATGTGCGCTAGCTGTGGCTAGCGATGACCAAAGGGCTGCACAGGAACAGCTAAGACAGGTAAAGCAATATTCTTCCCCTTATGGTGATGGAAACCAAAGATTGGCACATTTCTTTGCCAATGGCTTGGAGGCACGATTGGCTGGAACAGGGACGCCTGGATATACACCCGTGGTAAGTAGTACAACATCAGCTGCTGATATGCTAAAAGCTTACCACACATATGTTACGGCATGCCCTTTCCAGACAATGTCATACCTTTATGCTAACCAGACTATCATGAAACTGGCAGAGAAAGTGACTAGGCTACACATTATTGATTATGGCATTCTCTATGGCTTTCAATGGCCTTCCCTTATTGAGCGTCTCTCAACAAGGACTGGAGGACCTCCAAAGTTGTGTATCACAGGCATTGAGTTTCCTCAACCGGGCTTCCGGCCTGCAGAAAGGGTTGAAGAAACAGGTCATCGCTTAAGAAAATACTGTGAGAGATTCAATGTCCCATTTGAGTACAATGCCATAGCACAGAAATGGGAAAGTATCCAATATGAGGATTTCAAGATTGACAGAAATGAGATGGTTGTTGTTAATTGTTTGTATCGGTTAAAGAACCTCCCTGATGACACAATGGTAGCCAACAGTGTGAGAGATATTGTTCTGAAACAAATGAGGAGAATTAATCCAGATATCTTCATCCATGGAGTAGTTAATGGTACTTACAATGCGCCCTTCTTCCTCACACGTTTTCGAGATGCACTCTTCCACTTCTCAGCATTGTTTGACATGATTGATGCTACTATACCTCGTGAAGAACCTGCGAGACTGATGTTTGAGAAAGAAATATTTGGAAGGTATGCAATGAATGTCATAGCCTGTGAGGGTGGGGACAGAGTTGAAAGGCCAGAGACATATAGGCAGTGGCAAGTTCGAAATGTTAAGGCTGGGTTCAGGCAGCTTCCATTAGACCAGGAGATCACGAAGCAAGTAACAGCTACTGTGGAATCAAATTACAATAAGAACTTTGTTGTTGATGAGGATAGCCGGTGGATGCTGCAGGGATGGAAGGGGAGAATAGTCTACGCACTTTCAGTTTGGAAACCTGTCCGTGATTAACATAAGAAACTCTGTTTATTAACatgttagaattaatagattatggGCTCCTATTAGAAGTTTAGTTTCTCTTGTCTTATCTAGTATGTTATTGTTAATTAACTTCAGATTTGTCAGTGTTTCTGATTCATTTCACCTTGCATAGAAGTTCCTTAATTGCAGAATCACTAACACGATCCTGAATGTGCATTAGCTTTGAAGGGACTCCCAAGTTTCCTTTTCTAAATCCTCTAGCAATTAGCTAGGATTCTATGATGCTGTGATACCAAGAAAAACTTCAATGTCTCACCTAATACAAGAATTAACTTCATAGTTTCTTTGCTTCTTTTCCCCCTCGTTGGCATCCATCCAATAACTTTGATGATGGAACTTGCATTAACATTTCCATAATATCCCATAAATAATCTAATGTAAATCTCCAAATTCAGATGTGATCGTTATAATTTCATGCGGCCCTAACATACCTACCACAACCAATTTAAGAAGCCAATTGGATTCTTTGGGCTCTCCCAGAAAGTTCACTCTGATGAAATGATTACCTAAGACCAAAGCGTGTGCTTTCCAAAAAAAAAAGGTGTGGGACTCGCACCAAAACTTGCTACCCTGCTAAGTAACAATTCCTCCACTTCTCTAATGAGGCCCATCTACCTTCTTTTTCACGGGGTTTAAAAACATTATTTGAATATTCTCTCGGTAGATTATAGAAGCTATGAATTTTCACTTTTAATTGATTTAGATCCAAACTACAGTTTTGAAAGCCGACTCCATTCCTCTACTACTGAGTTGTAAAGTCTAACACCACTTAATCAAAATTCAATTCTTGAAGGTACCGTGTTTCATACACCCAGCTATGCTGTATGTCTCATCTCATGGGACACTGTCAGTCTGATCCTAGTCCAGTTATTCAGGTCAATTTTGTTCCGAGTCTTTGATAGTCTCCAATTTTCATGTACTAACATATCCTGTACTTTGATGGTCAACTTGAATTGAAGTTGACCGTGATTCTACACTTCTATCTTCAAATCAAATGGACCCAAGTACTGCCTTTCAAGATCTGTCCAAATTTATTTACTAATGCAGAGTCAGAACAGCACCTCTCCAAGGAATACTGCAAAAGTTTTTTCAACGTACAGACACCTGGGTGACGAAGTTTAATTACCAGAGGCAAACGCATAAATATTAACAGAATCAAAAGTAGGCCAGGTGGTTAAAAATCAATGGCATCGAATTTGATACCACACGTAAGGGAGAGAGTCAAACAACTCTTAAGCGACACATTACAAATCTCAAAGCTCGTATACAAAACCAGCGTATTAATAACGTGATGACAATgttttgggttttttttcttcttttccgaGTAAAATTCAATAGCTTAAAAAAAGAATGCAAGAGGCAGAATCAGAAGGACAACAATTATAACATCAAATTTAATAActtgataataaattttttataaaaaaaaaattccacaatTTTTAAGCTAATGACCTATTTATTCTCACCCTCTCTCGTTTTGATTGTATTGACTTTTTGGTCTGCGCATACTCCAATCCAGTTTTTCATGTTTTGGTTGCTTGAAGGAGCCTTATCTGCTATTTGGTGATGGCTGCTGGCCACCTTCAGTTTTTGGTGATTTATTCCGATTCTGTAATTGAGTTACTACTTCAGACTGTTTTCTTTTAAGGTCTATGTCAGATTTTCCCCTAAAAGCGTTTGAACACCCTGCTTCATCTTGTGATGATCCATTTTCTCTGCAAAGAGTAAAGAAAGTTTCGTCCAAAATTCATATACACGTACAAGCATGCAACCAATTGAATTTTTAACCATTATTCCGTTCACTATCTATTACCATGTGTTTAGTTGATTGCCTATCCCTTGATATATTTAACAGCTGAGCACCCTATCTCTAGCAGGAAAAACAATAATTAGTTTTAACTGAATTATACCTTTGCTTAGGAGGAAGTTTTTTAAATTAATGAGAGGTTTTTAAAGATTTAAAAACCTTGAACTTGTGTTTCTATTTGAGAGAGAGTGAGGTTTTCAAGGTTTAAAAACCTCCATTTTCCAACCCATAACCCATCAATTAgaagattttctctttaaaacttTCAAATACTTTAAAAAAACTTCTCTTCCTCTCAAACA carries:
- the LOC131183082 gene encoding scarecrow-like protein 14 translates to MDDALLRAPPGARTRFRFDCGTMSALPNHYLVNGFELNHEYVDPHPHQLPTNAHTSSRDSASHSGSSPEADSLDNSDFSNSVLKYISDMLMEEELESKNCMLHEGLALQAAEKSFYDVLGQKYPPWSDQSSNFHQNIHSLGSAFTWSASSDSSNTCSTSINLVESSWIFDHAEFEFSHVNTLQVPDLCSQSFSNASSLIPSDFQEKDNTRDYYSFNGLRERKLHQFEESAYLEGRSNKHSAISLEKPEETEIFDEVLLGQTGKNDSGSFSLQKNDEGKLKNNGQTKGSIGRKCRSKKKGSKKEVVDLWTLLPQCALAVASDDQRAAQEQLRQVKQYSSPYGDGNQRLAHFFANGLEARLAGTGTPGYTPVVSSTTSAADMLKAYHTYVTACPFQTMSYLYANQTIMKLAEKVTRLHIIDYGILYGFQWPSLIERLSTRTGGPPKLCITGIEFPQPGFRPAERVEETGHRLRKYCERFNVPFEYNAIAQKWESIQYEDFKIDRNEMVVVNCLYRLKNLPDDTMVANSVRDIVLKQMRRINPDIFIHGVVNGTYNAPFFLTRFRDALFHFSALFDMIDATIPREEPARLMFEKEIFGRYAMNVIACEGGDRVERPETYRQWQVRNVKAGFRQLPLDQEITKQVTATVESNYNKNFVVDEDSRWMLQGWKGRIVYALSVWKPVRD